The following are encoded in a window of Rhizobium bangladeshense genomic DNA:
- the ugpE gene encoding sn-glycerol-3-phosphate ABC transporter permease UgpE has protein sequence MVENRPFLNFLAHLVLILGVTIVIFPVYIAFIASSHGPNDFLSGVVPLMPGPHIIENYSTMLSSGMTSSGAPPIGPMLLNSLIMAVGVAVGKIAISILSAFAIVYFRFPFRTLAFWMIFITLMLPVEVRIVPTYKVVADLGMLNNYGGLIIPLIASATATFLFRQFFLTVPDELMEAARVDGAGPLKFFRDILLPLSVTNIAALFIILFVLGWNQYLWPLIVTTDQSLYTVVMGIQRMAAVADAEPRWNLVMAAVILAALPPVLVIVAMQRLFVKGLVETEK, from the coding sequence GTGGTTGAAAATCGTCCGTTCCTGAATTTCCTGGCTCACCTCGTCCTCATCCTCGGCGTCACGATCGTGATCTTCCCGGTCTACATCGCCTTCATAGCTTCGAGCCACGGCCCCAATGACTTTCTGTCCGGCGTGGTGCCGCTGATGCCGGGACCACACATCATCGAGAACTATTCGACCATGCTGTCATCGGGGATGACGAGTTCCGGCGCCCCGCCTATCGGGCCGATGCTGCTCAATTCGTTGATCATGGCCGTCGGTGTGGCCGTTGGAAAGATTGCCATTTCCATCCTTTCCGCCTTCGCCATCGTCTATTTTCGATTTCCTTTTCGCACGCTCGCCTTCTGGATGATCTTCATCACCCTGATGTTACCGGTCGAGGTGCGCATCGTGCCGACCTACAAGGTGGTCGCCGATCTCGGAATGCTGAACAATTATGGCGGGCTCATCATTCCGCTGATCGCATCCGCAACCGCGACCTTCCTGTTTCGTCAGTTCTTCCTCACCGTGCCCGATGAGTTGATGGAGGCTGCGCGCGTCGATGGCGCAGGGCCGCTGAAATTCTTCCGCGATATCCTGTTGCCGCTGTCGGTGACCAACATCGCAGCCTTGTTCATCATCCTGTTCGTGCTCGGCTGGAACCAGTATCTGTGGCCGCTCATCGTTACGACCGACCAGAGTCTCTACACCGTCGTCATGGGCATTCAGCGCATGGCCGCGGTCGCCGATGCCGAGCCGCGCTGGAATCTCGTCATGGCAGCGGTCATCCTGGCCGCGTTGCCGCCCGTCCTCGTCATCGTCGCCATGCAACGCCTTTTCGTCAAAGGCCTGGTCGAAACGGAGAAATGA
- a CDS encoding ABC transporter permease, protein MNAVEFVLAGMLAAATPFLLAALGELVAERAGVLNLGVEGLMAFGAVIAFIIVFHGGGHFLAFLAAGLGGALLSLVFAAVVLGFNANQVATGLAIGILGQGLSALFGKTYESLTVKALPKISIPGLSDIPVLGGLFSQDIVVWLSLLVTVAIWAMFAYGKVGLVIRAVGENPKAAHAIGYPVIAIRFAAVAVGGMMAGFAGAYAATIYTPLWADGMIAGRGWIAIALVVFGTWLTGRIFVGACLFGAVSLMGLAAQATGLDVSSQLLACLPYLVTIIVLGIISADRRLLKLNGVASLGEPFERS, encoded by the coding sequence ATGAATGCCGTCGAGTTCGTTCTGGCCGGCATGCTGGCGGCTGCGACGCCCTTTCTGCTGGCCGCCCTCGGAGAACTTGTCGCCGAGCGTGCCGGCGTTCTCAACCTCGGCGTCGAGGGGCTGATGGCATTTGGCGCCGTCATCGCCTTCATCATCGTCTTTCATGGCGGCGGCCATTTTCTGGCCTTTCTCGCCGCCGGTCTCGGCGGCGCTCTGTTGTCCCTGGTCTTTGCGGCGGTCGTCCTCGGCTTCAACGCAAACCAGGTCGCAACCGGGCTCGCGATCGGCATTCTCGGACAGGGCCTGTCGGCGCTGTTCGGCAAGACCTATGAGAGCCTGACGGTCAAAGCCCTGCCGAAAATTTCCATTCCCGGTCTCTCCGATATTCCCGTCCTCGGCGGCCTGTTTAGCCAGGATATCGTCGTCTGGCTTTCTCTGCTCGTGACGGTCGCCATCTGGGCGATGTTTGCCTACGGCAAGGTTGGCCTGGTCATCCGCGCCGTCGGCGAAAACCCGAAAGCGGCGCATGCTATCGGCTATCCGGTCATCGCCATCCGCTTCGCCGCGGTCGCGGTCGGTGGCATGATGGCGGGCTTTGCGGGCGCCTATGCAGCGACGATCTACACGCCGCTCTGGGCCGATGGGATGATCGCCGGCCGCGGCTGGATTGCGATTGCTCTGGTGGTCTTCGGAACCTGGCTGACCGGCCGCATCTTTGTGGGCGCATGCCTGTTCGGCGCAGTATCGCTGATGGGGCTTGCCGCCCAGGCAACCGGCCTCGACGTCTCGTCGCAGCTGCTCGCATGCCTGCCCTATCTGGTGACGATCATCGTGCTCGGCATCATTTCGGCGGATCGCCGCCTGCTCAAACTCAACGGCGTCGCCTCGCTCGGCGAGCCGTTCGAGCGATCATGA
- a CDS encoding glycerophosphoryl diester phosphodiesterase: protein MLKSEPRSGPGRSEVQAHRGASAVAPENTIAAFRAAADQGAEWVELDVALLGDGTAVVIHDGSVDRCSSSTGKLSDLTASDLQKIDAGAWFDPRFKGEPLPTLAQVLTALGELGLNANVEIKQHAHHNSLDQLVKTVDEHLKARAPQTRIMISSFDAAALRRMHEIDPSYELAMLWSKLPDDWSDVLQSIPAGTVHLGYKSLSVGFLEEAAQRGIKVRAWTCNDPNLLASFWPVGLTGVITDDPSVYLS from the coding sequence ATGCTAAAGTCAGAACCGCGATCCGGCCCCGGCCGCAGTGAGGTTCAAGCACATCGAGGCGCATCCGCTGTCGCGCCCGAAAACACGATCGCCGCTTTTCGGGCGGCTGCCGACCAGGGTGCCGAATGGGTCGAACTCGACGTCGCGCTCCTTGGCGATGGAACCGCGGTCGTCATCCACGACGGCTCGGTCGACCGTTGTTCGTCATCGACCGGCAAGCTCAGCGATCTCACCGCATCCGACCTGCAGAAGATCGACGCCGGCGCGTGGTTCGATCCGCGCTTCAAGGGCGAACCCCTGCCGACCCTGGCCCAGGTCCTGACCGCATTGGGTGAGCTGGGGCTGAACGCCAATGTCGAGATCAAGCAGCACGCGCATCACAATTCTCTCGACCAGCTGGTGAAAACCGTTGACGAACATCTGAAGGCGCGCGCGCCGCAGACCAGGATCATGATATCGAGCTTCGACGCGGCGGCGCTCAGGCGCATGCACGAAATCGATCCGAGTTACGAGCTTGCGATGCTGTGGAGCAAACTGCCGGATGACTGGAGTGACGTTCTCCAATCCATTCCCGCGGGAACGGTCCACCTTGGATACAAGTCTCTCAGCGTCGGATTCCTCGAGGAGGCGGCGCAGCGGGGGATCAAGGTCCGGGCGTGGACCTGCAATGACCCAAACCTCCTCGCATCTTTTTGGCCTGTCGGCTTGACCGGTGTGATAACAGACGACCCAAGTGTCTATCTCTCGTAA
- a CDS encoding slipin family protein — protein sequence MDMFTDLAFYLVAIFILVAVLASAVKILREYERGVVFTLGRFTGVKGPGLILLVPYVQQMIRVDLRTRVLDVPSQDVISHDNVSVRVSAVIYFRVIDPEKSTIQVEDFMMATSQLAQTTLRSVLGKHDLDEMLAERDRLNSDIQEILDTQTDAWGIKVATVEIKHVDINESMIRAIARQAEAERERRAKVINAEGEQQAAAKLLEAAEILAKQPEAMQLRYLSTLNVIASEKASTILFPFPMELGNLMAIKPK from the coding sequence ATGGATATGTTTACAGATCTTGCCTTCTATTTGGTGGCCATTTTCATTTTGGTCGCCGTCCTCGCATCCGCGGTTAAGATCCTGAGGGAATATGAACGCGGCGTCGTGTTCACTCTCGGCCGCTTTACCGGCGTCAAGGGACCCGGCTTGATTCTGCTCGTGCCTTATGTCCAGCAAATGATCCGGGTCGACTTGCGCACGCGCGTACTCGATGTGCCTAGCCAGGACGTCATCTCACATGACAATGTCTCGGTGCGTGTCAGCGCGGTAATCTATTTCAGGGTTATCGACCCAGAGAAGTCGACGATACAGGTCGAGGATTTCATGATGGCAACAAGCCAGCTTGCCCAGACAACGTTGCGCTCGGTGCTCGGCAAGCACGATCTCGATGAAATGCTGGCAGAACGTGACAGGCTCAACTCGGATATTCAGGAAATCCTTGATACTCAGACCGACGCTTGGGGAATTAAAGTGGCCACCGTCGAGATCAAACATGTGGATATCAACGAGTCGATGATACGTGCGATCGCCCGCCAAGCGGAAGCCGAACGCGAACGCCGCGCAAAGGTCATCAATGCCGAGGGCGAACAGCAAGCTGCAGCGAAGCTACTGGAAGCGGCGGAAATTCTGGCCAAACAGCCCGAGGCGATGCAACTTCGTTACCTGAGCACTTTGAACGTCATCGCCAGCGAGAAGGCTTCGACGATTTTATTTCCCTTCCCGATGGAGTTGGGCAATCTGATGGCCATTAAGCCAAAGTGA
- a CDS encoding HAD-IIB family hydrolase, producing the protein MTFVNLAPSAHELQHVRYLLTDIDDTLTTEGKLLPRTYDALWELSRAGIAVVPVTGGSAGWCEHIIRAWPVAAVIGESGAYAVTRRGGQVVFDFWESRATQGERQRQHLEAIERLISERGDTFKIAHDQVFRLADVAIDIQGHEAQAVEDLASDIRAIGGTVAISSIHINTWIGDYDKRAMSERVLTSLFGVDPVELPSVTAFVGDSRNDAPMFGFIRNSFGVGNILPVLPHLQHVPRWISSQPAGLGFADIAGTILNARTTGQ; encoded by the coding sequence ATGACCTTCGTTAATCTGGCGCCCTCTGCACATGAATTGCAGCATGTGCGTTATCTCCTCACCGATATCGACGACACGCTGACGACAGAGGGTAAACTTCTGCCGCGCACCTATGACGCCCTTTGGGAACTCAGCCGGGCCGGCATCGCCGTCGTGCCGGTCACGGGTGGTTCAGCCGGCTGGTGCGAACACATCATCCGTGCCTGGCCCGTTGCCGCGGTCATCGGCGAAAGTGGTGCTTATGCCGTTACGCGCCGCGGCGGCCAGGTTGTTTTCGATTTCTGGGAGAGCCGCGCAACGCAGGGCGAGCGTCAACGTCAGCATCTGGAGGCAATCGAAAGACTGATCTCGGAAAGGGGGGACACATTCAAGATCGCTCACGACCAGGTGTTCCGCCTGGCTGACGTGGCAATCGACATTCAAGGTCATGAAGCGCAGGCTGTCGAAGATCTGGCATCCGATATCAGGGCAATCGGCGGGACCGTCGCCATCAGTTCCATCCACATCAACACCTGGATTGGCGATTATGACAAACGCGCCATGAGCGAGCGCGTCCTGACAAGCTTATTCGGGGTCGACCCCGTAGAATTGCCATCCGTCACGGCGTTCGTCGGCGATTCTCGAAACGATGCGCCGATGTTCGGCTTCATCCGAAACTCTTTCGGCGTCGGCAATATCCTTCCTGTTCTTCCGCATCTGCAGCATGTGCCGAGATGGATCTCCTCCCAGCCCGCGGGACTTGGTTTTGCCGATATTGCCGGGACAATCCTGAATGCCAGGACCACAGGCCAATGA
- the ugpA gene encoding sn-glycerol-3-phosphate ABC transporter permease UgpA: MQTKRTVFPNKVLPYLLIAPQLLITVVFFLWPAATAFWQSFLRQDAFGFKTNFVWFQNYRRLFADPLYMDAFGHTLVFAVSVTVLSTMIALTLAAAAMRVLRTSRIYSTLLIWPYAVAPAIAGILWWFMFNPSIGIVAYTLRSMGISWNHLINPDNAMVLIVIAATWKQISYNFLFFLAALQSVPRSLQEAGAIDGAGPVKRFWTIVFPLISPTTFYLVVINIVYAMFDTFGIVHATTQGGPARATEILVYKVYFDGFIGLNLGSSAAQSVILMVIVVALTAVQFRFVERRVQY; the protein is encoded by the coding sequence ATGCAAACGAAACGGACCGTCTTTCCCAATAAGGTTTTGCCTTATCTGCTTATCGCTCCCCAGCTTCTGATCACCGTCGTCTTCTTCCTCTGGCCGGCCGCAACCGCCTTTTGGCAATCATTCCTTCGCCAGGACGCGTTCGGTTTCAAAACGAACTTCGTCTGGTTCCAGAATTATCGCCGGCTCTTCGCCGACCCGCTCTATATGGATGCCTTCGGCCACACGCTGGTCTTCGCCGTCTCGGTGACGGTCCTGTCGACGATGATTGCGCTCACTCTGGCCGCCGCCGCCATGCGTGTGCTGCGGACGTCGCGCATCTATTCGACCTTGCTGATCTGGCCTTACGCGGTGGCGCCTGCGATTGCCGGCATACTCTGGTGGTTCATGTTCAACCCGTCGATCGGCATCGTCGCTTATACGCTTCGCAGCATGGGGATCAGTTGGAACCATCTGATCAACCCGGATAATGCGATGGTCCTGATCGTGATCGCCGCCACCTGGAAGCAAATTTCCTATAATTTTCTGTTTTTCCTGGCCGCGCTGCAATCCGTGCCGCGCTCGCTCCAGGAGGCCGGCGCCATCGACGGAGCCGGGCCGGTGAAGCGCTTCTGGACGATCGTATTCCCGTTGATCTCGCCGACAACTTTCTATCTGGTCGTCATCAACATCGTTTACGCAATGTTCGATACCTTCGGCATCGTTCATGCGACGACGCAAGGCGGACCGGCGCGCGCTACCGAAATTCTCGTCTACAAGGTTTACTTCGACGGTTTCATCGGCCTCAACCTGGGCTCCTCTGCAGCGCAGTCGGTCATACTCATGGTCATCGTTGTTGCTCTTACCGCGGTCCAGTTCCGCTTCGTCGAACGCCGCGTGCAATATTGA
- a CDS encoding NUDIX hydrolase: MKPIKRRSKTRPDKSQPLLRQLAAVPAKLFAGAFRQQYGALCFRYCNGGPKIEILVITSRERARWVIPKGWPMKGKKPFEAAAVEAWEEAGVRGAVRKKPVGRYTYLKELDDGDVAPCIVDVFQIEVTELSNDFKEHGQRILEWVSPDEAARRVREVELKSLLVEFEARGRKKSDLE, from the coding sequence ATGAAACCTATAAAGCGACGCAGCAAGACTCGGCCAGACAAGTCTCAGCCATTGCTGCGTCAGCTCGCGGCGGTTCCTGCGAAGTTATTTGCCGGCGCGTTCCGCCAACAGTATGGCGCCCTCTGTTTTCGCTATTGCAATGGCGGACCGAAGATCGAAATCCTGGTCATCACGTCGCGCGAGCGCGCGCGCTGGGTTATACCGAAGGGGTGGCCGATGAAAGGGAAGAAGCCATTCGAAGCGGCGGCGGTAGAAGCCTGGGAGGAGGCAGGCGTGCGCGGAGCTGTGAGGAAGAAACCTGTTGGCCGCTATACTTATCTGAAAGAACTTGACGACGGCGATGTGGCGCCATGCATTGTCGACGTGTTTCAGATTGAAGTGACCGAACTCAGCAATGACTTTAAGGAGCACGGTCAGCGTATTCTCGAATGGGTCAGCCCGGATGAAGCGGCGCGACGCGTCCGGGAGGTCGAACTCAAGTCGCTGCTCGTCGAATTTGAAGCGCGGGGTCGCAAGAAATCCGACCTCGAGTGA
- a CDS encoding DeoR/GlpR family DNA-binding transcription regulator, with the protein MGQRVISSRQREILALIETEGVQYIDDLARRYDLTTQTIRRDINALCDLGHARRFHGGVGVPVEGSNISLNARAQLNRRAKRLIAKRVAADIGADATVFLGIGSTVQFVAEALRDHQGLTVITNNIHVALTLCESPSVEVHLTGGLLRHDDRDVVGSDVIKFVEKFYATYAVVGAGALSPVNGLMDFSYSEAQITNALLENSQTRLLAADVSKWTRHAAVRVAPFNKITRFYTDRLPADPSVASVLADSSMEVVTCGEDLT; encoded by the coding sequence ATGGGCCAGCGGGTCATATCGAGCCGACAACGCGAAATACTTGCGCTGATCGAAACCGAAGGTGTCCAGTATATCGATGATCTGGCGCGCCGGTACGATCTGACGACCCAGACAATCCGCCGTGATATCAACGCCCTGTGTGATCTCGGGCACGCCCGCCGCTTTCACGGCGGTGTGGGTGTGCCGGTCGAAGGCAGCAATATCTCCCTCAACGCTCGCGCCCAACTGAACCGGCGCGCCAAGCGGCTGATCGCCAAGCGGGTCGCCGCCGATATCGGCGCGGATGCGACGGTATTCCTGGGGATCGGCAGCACGGTTCAATTCGTGGCAGAGGCGTTGCGCGATCACCAGGGGCTGACCGTTATCACCAATAACATCCATGTCGCTCTGACCCTTTGCGAATCACCGAGTGTCGAGGTCCATCTCACCGGCGGCCTGCTGCGCCATGACGATCGCGATGTCGTGGGCAGCGATGTGATCAAATTCGTGGAAAAATTCTATGCGACCTATGCAGTCGTCGGTGCCGGTGCGCTGAGCCCGGTGAACGGCCTGATGGACTTCAGCTATAGCGAGGCGCAGATCACCAACGCGCTTCTGGAGAATTCGCAAACGCGGCTCCTGGCTGCAGACGTCAGCAAGTGGACCCGCCATGCGGCGGTGCGCGTGGCACCTTTCAATAAAATAACCCGCTTTTACACGGATCGGCTGCCGGCCGATCCGTCCGTCGCCAGTGTGCTCGCCGATAGCAGCATGGAGGTGGTAACCTGCGGCGAGGACTTGACATGA
- the ugpB gene encoding sn-glycerol-3-phosphate ABC transporter substrate-binding protein UgpB encodes MNKIAFFLSAGLTCLSLSVPAMAATKIQWWHAMGGENGAKLEQIAKGFNASQSDYEIVPVFKGNYDETLTGAIAAFRANQQPAIVQVYEVGTGTMMAAQGAIYPVYELMKDEGEPWDQNKFIAPVVGYYSDTSGNVLSLPFNSSTPILYYNKDVFKKAGLDPETPPKTWAEVEAFSRTIIKSGAAKCGFTSGWISWIQTENLNALHDKPYSTKANGFGGLDAEFTFNNDLTIRHWGNLKKWQDEGLFKFGGPVGGDNAPPMFYSQECAMYMNSSAGRAGVINNAKAFKVGFAPLPYYDDVIKQPLNSIIGGATLWTLKGRPEEEYKGVAKFYTYLQKPEVQADWHQFSGYLPITEAAYKLSQEQGYYEKNPGADVGIKQLTRVTPTENSKGIRFGNYVQVRGIIDDEFAALLGGKKTAKEAVDSVVARGNQQLRDFEAAN; translated from the coding sequence ATGAACAAGATCGCTTTTTTCCTGTCCGCAGGATTGACCTGCCTGTCCTTGTCCGTTCCGGCGATGGCTGCCACGAAGATCCAGTGGTGGCATGCGATGGGCGGTGAGAACGGCGCGAAGCTGGAGCAAATTGCCAAGGGCTTCAACGCATCGCAGTCCGATTATGAAATCGTTCCGGTTTTCAAGGGCAATTACGACGAAACCCTGACGGGCGCCATTGCTGCGTTCCGCGCCAACCAACAGCCCGCCATCGTCCAGGTCTACGAAGTCGGCACCGGCACCATGATGGCGGCACAGGGCGCCATTTATCCCGTTTATGAACTGATGAAGGACGAAGGCGAGCCCTGGGACCAGAACAAGTTCATTGCGCCCGTCGTCGGCTACTACTCCGACACCAGCGGCAACGTCCTGTCTCTGCCCTTCAATTCGTCCACGCCGATCCTGTATTACAATAAGGATGTCTTCAAGAAGGCCGGGCTCGATCCCGAGACGCCGCCAAAGACCTGGGCTGAGGTGGAAGCCTTCTCGCGCACGATCATCAAGTCAGGCGCTGCCAAGTGCGGCTTCACCAGCGGCTGGATCTCCTGGATCCAGACCGAAAATCTCAATGCCCTGCACGATAAGCCTTACTCCACCAAGGCCAACGGTTTCGGCGGTCTGGATGCGGAATTCACCTTCAACAATGACCTGACGATCCGCCATTGGGGGAATCTTAAGAAATGGCAGGACGAGGGGCTCTTCAAATTCGGCGGACCGGTCGGCGGCGATAACGCGCCTCCGATGTTCTACTCTCAGGAATGCGCGATGTACATGAACTCGTCCGCCGGCCGGGCCGGCGTCATCAACAACGCCAAAGCTTTCAAAGTCGGTTTTGCGCCGCTTCCCTATTATGACGACGTCATCAAGCAGCCGCTCAACTCGATCATCGGCGGCGCCACACTCTGGACGCTGAAGGGGCGCCCGGAGGAAGAATATAAGGGTGTGGCAAAATTCTACACCTATCTGCAGAAGCCGGAAGTTCAGGCCGACTGGCATCAGTTCTCAGGGTATCTTCCGATCACCGAGGCTGCCTATAAGCTGAGCCAGGAGCAGGGATATTACGAAAAGAATCCCGGCGCAGATGTCGGTATCAAGCAGTTGACACGCGTGACGCCGACCGAAAATTCCAAGGGCATCCGGTTCGGCAACTACGTGCAGGTCCGCGGCATCATCGATGACGAATTCGCGGCATTGCTGGGCGGAAAGAAGACCGCGAAGGAAGCGGTTGATTCCGTCGTCGCACGCGGCAATCAGCAGCTTCGCGATTTCGAAGCTGCCAATTAA
- the ugpC gene encoding sn-glycerol-3-phosphate ABC transporter ATP-binding protein UgpC, which produces MAPINIVDVKKNYGSVPVVKGISLAVEDGEFIVLVGPSGCGKSTLLRMIAGLESITGGQVEIDGRNVNKAEPAERDIAMVFQNYALYPHMTVRGNLEYGLKNRGTPRAEIDRRVKEAADILEIGPMLDRKPRELSGGQRQRVAMGRAIVREPAAFLFDEPLSNLDAKLRVQMRVEIRRLQRRLRTTSIYVTHDQLEAMTLADRLVVMNGGLVEQVGTPVEVYDRPASLFVAGFIGSPPMNLVPIEVLGVADAGDALALPDETDIVGLRPDALLISKPAEPSVRLNAIVELLEPIGGESHLHVRLGEGQQTVVLTVQGRPDFAETAGIEIFARIDQIHPFNSKTGRRTD; this is translated from the coding sequence ATGGCCCCGATCAATATCGTCGACGTCAAGAAAAACTATGGTTCGGTTCCTGTCGTCAAAGGCATCAGCCTGGCTGTCGAAGACGGCGAATTCATCGTGCTCGTCGGCCCTTCCGGCTGCGGCAAGTCAACCTTGCTTCGCATGATCGCGGGATTGGAGTCGATCACCGGCGGCCAGGTCGAAATCGACGGCCGCAACGTCAACAAGGCGGAACCGGCCGAGCGCGATATCGCCATGGTGTTCCAGAATTATGCGCTTTATCCGCATATGACCGTGCGCGGAAACCTTGAATATGGCTTGAAGAACCGCGGCACGCCGCGCGCGGAAATCGATCGCCGCGTCAAAGAGGCTGCCGACATCCTCGAAATCGGTCCGATGCTGGATCGCAAGCCGCGCGAATTGTCGGGCGGACAGCGCCAGCGCGTCGCGATGGGACGGGCCATCGTGCGTGAACCGGCGGCCTTTCTTTTCGACGAGCCTCTGTCCAATCTCGATGCCAAGCTGCGCGTCCAGATGCGGGTCGAAATACGCCGGCTGCAGCGCCGGCTGAGGACCACCAGCATCTACGTTACCCATGACCAGCTCGAGGCGATGACGCTTGCCGACAGGCTCGTCGTCATGAATGGCGGACTGGTCGAACAAGTGGGAACGCCGGTCGAAGTATACGACCGTCCGGCAAGTTTGTTCGTTGCCGGTTTCATCGGCTCGCCGCCGATGAACCTCGTGCCGATCGAGGTGCTGGGTGTAGCCGATGCCGGGGATGCCCTGGCATTGCCAGACGAGACTGACATCGTCGGTCTCAGGCCAGATGCTCTTCTCATATCAAAGCCCGCCGAGCCTTCCGTTCGTCTGAACGCCATTGTCGAGTTGCTCGAGCCGATCGGCGGCGAAAGCCACCTGCATGTCAGACTGGGGGAGGGCCAGCAGACGGTCGTCCTGACGGTTCAGGGTCGGCCGGACTTCGCCGAGACTGCCGGGATCGAGATCTTCGCGCGGATCGATCAGATACATCCCTTCAACAGCAAGACTGGACGACGAACGGACTGA
- a CDS encoding NfeD family protein, which yields MLLSAWSFGAPSASDRTSVVLKVNGAIGPAIADYVVRGIQRAGEREAVLIVLQMDTPGGLDTSMREIIRAILASPVPVASFVAPSGARAASAGTYILYASHIAVMAPGTNLGAATPIALGVKPLGGDEEPEKKPNEPSGKQPAAPGNALEAKAVNDAVAYIRGLAELRNRNADWAERAVREAASLSSTAAVREHAIDFMAVDVTDLLAKAQGHVVRVGQTDVRLDTVGLAVQEFEPDWRTRLLSVITDPNIAIILMMVGIYGLIFEFLAPGTMLPGTIGGICLLLGLYALALLPVSFAGLGLILLGVGLTVAEAHSPSLGAFGIGGGVAVILGATILFDTDIPGLEVSRPLLAAIAVATLAFSLVVARLAFTSRLRQVATGAEEMIGISGKVESWTGLSGYVIAHGERWKAISAEPLVAGDPVRVTGRNGLALEVASRPKDT from the coding sequence TTGCTGCTTTCAGCTTGGAGCTTCGGCGCACCGTCGGCGTCTGACCGCACGTCTGTCGTCCTCAAGGTGAACGGCGCCATTGGGCCTGCTATAGCTGACTACGTGGTACGAGGCATTCAGCGTGCTGGCGAACGTGAAGCGGTCTTGATCGTCCTGCAGATGGATACACCAGGTGGCCTTGACACCTCCATGCGGGAAATCATTCGCGCGATCCTTGCCTCGCCGGTGCCTGTCGCGAGCTTCGTCGCGCCAAGCGGGGCACGGGCTGCCAGCGCCGGCACCTATATTCTCTACGCAAGCCACATAGCGGTAATGGCGCCTGGCACCAATCTCGGCGCGGCGACACCAATCGCGCTCGGCGTCAAGCCTTTGGGCGGTGATGAGGAACCCGAAAAGAAGCCGAACGAACCTAGCGGCAAGCAGCCGGCAGCTCCAGGAAATGCCCTCGAAGCAAAAGCCGTCAACGATGCCGTCGCTTACATTCGCGGGCTTGCGGAATTGCGCAATCGCAACGCCGACTGGGCAGAGCGTGCTGTCCGCGAAGCTGCGAGCCTTTCATCCACCGCGGCAGTGCGCGAACATGCGATCGATTTCATGGCAGTCGATGTCACCGATCTCCTTGCAAAGGCACAGGGGCACGTGGTGCGGGTCGGTCAAACGGACGTGCGGCTCGATACCGTCGGATTGGCCGTGCAGGAATTCGAGCCTGACTGGCGCACGCGGCTGCTGTCCGTCATTACCGATCCGAACATCGCAATCATCCTGATGATGGTCGGCATCTATGGCCTGATCTTCGAATTTCTCGCACCCGGGACAATGCTTCCTGGCACGATCGGCGGCATCTGCCTCCTCCTCGGTCTTTATGCCCTGGCATTGCTGCCGGTGAGTTTTGCCGGCCTTGGGCTTATTTTGCTCGGCGTAGGATTGACTGTGGCTGAGGCCCATTCGCCAAGCCTCGGGGCTTTTGGCATTGGCGGCGGGGTAGCCGTGATCCTGGGAGCAACCATATTGTTTGATACCGATATACCCGGCCTGGAGGTGTCGCGCCCCCTACTAGCCGCAATTGCAGTTGCGACTCTTGCCTTCAGCCTTGTCGTTGCTCGCCTGGCATTCACCTCGCGCTTGCGCCAGGTTGCCACTGGCGCAGAGGAGATGATTGGCATTTCCGGTAAAGTTGAGAGTTGGACGGGGCTCAGCGGGTACGTCATTGCGCATGGCGAACGCTGGAAGGCGATTTCCGCCGAACCCCTTGTTGCTGGTGACCCTGTCAGAGTGACCGGCCGCAACGGGCTGGCGCTCGAGGTCGCCAGCCGTCCTAAGGACACTTGA